A section of the Salminus brasiliensis chromosome 10, fSalBra1.hap2, whole genome shotgun sequence genome encodes:
- the ankrd1a gene encoding uncharacterized protein ankrd1a → MGLLRVEDLVTGKRSDGKEAAGEACAEVYVTGEYETAVNGEKQDGFPAHVDLSTADKNNGGQEHNPTLNIDRLGHLKLETVDDLFGILQLKKRRKERKIHAHKKESKPEILPETVDQAAFLKAAEENKIAVVEKYLSDGGDPNACDHFKRSALHKACCQGHIEVMKKLLEAGASIENKDKLDATAVHWACRGGSLPALELLLNEGGKISSRDKLYSTPLHVAVRTGHYECAEHLIHCGADISAKDREGDTPLHDAVRINRFKMIKLLLMYGASMKTKNNDGKTPMDSLLAWQNGAKNILCNFKEDEACPTH, encoded by the exons atgggtctgctgcgTGTTGAAGACTTG GTTACAGGCAAAAGGTCTGATGGGAAGGAGGCGGCAGGCGAGGCATGCGCAGAAGTGTATGTGACGGGGGAGTACGAGACGGCTGTCAACGGTGAGAAACAGGACGGCTTCCCTGCACATGTCGACCTGAGCACAGCGGATAAGAACAATGGCGGACAAGAACACAACCCCACACTTAAC ATTGACCGGTTGGGGCACCTGAAGCTGGAGACTGTGGACGATCTCTTCGGCATCCTGCAgctgaagaagaggaggaaagagaggaagatACACGCTCACAAGAAAGAGTCCAAGCCGGAGATCCtg CCGGAGACAGTGGATCAGGCCGCGTTCCTCAAAGCGGCTGAGGAAAACAAGATAGCTGTGGTGGAGAAGTACCTGTCCGACGGTGGAGACCCCAACGCTTGCGATCAT TTCAAACGTTCTGCTCTGCACAAAGCTTGTTGCCAAGGTCACATCGAGGTCATGAAGAAACTTCTGGAGGCTGGAGCCTCCATTGAAAACAAAGACAAG CTGGACGCTACGGCTGTGCACTGGGCCTGCAGAGGGGGCAGTCTgccagcactggagctgctgctgaacGAGGGAGGCAAGATCAGCTCCAGAGACAAG CTGTACAGCACTCCCCTACATGTAGCAGTCAGGACTGGTCATTACGAGTGTGCAGAACATCTCATCCACTGTGGTGCGGACATCAGCGCTAAAGACAGG GAAGGGGACACGCCCTTGCATGATGCGGTCAGGATCAACAGGTTCAAAATGATCAAGCTGCTGCTGATGTATGGGGCCAGCATGAAGACCAAGAATAAT GATGGAAAGACGCCAATGGATAGTCTTCTTGCATGGCAAAATGGGGCTAAAAACATCCTTTGCAACTTTAAGGAGGATGAAGCTTGCCCAACTcattag